TTGTTGATTTTTACATGTACACCTATTATATTTTCAGAGTTTTCAATACAATTGACCCAAATCATCTGGAGGGATTTTATGGCTCAAGCGTCACAAATCAGAAATGGAATGGTTTTAAATATCGACAACAATCTCTGGCAAGTTGTGGAATTTCAATTTGTTCAACCCGGTAAAGGTGGTGCCTTTGTTCGGACAAAAATTAAAAATCTCCAAACTGGCCGTGTCATTGAACGCACCTTTCGTTCTGACGAAAAAGTAAATGATGTGCGGGTGGAAAGCAAGGACATGCAGTACCTGTACCAGGATGGCGGGCTCTTTTATTTCATGGATAAGGAAACCTATGAACAAGTTGCTGTTAATGAAAGTCTAATTGGTGACGCGAGGAATTTTTTAAAGGAAGGCGAAGGGGTTGAAATCCTTTTTCACGGAACGGAAGCCATCGGAATTGAGCTTCCTTTTTTTGTCGAGCTCAAGGTTGTTGAAACCGAACCGGGTGTAAAAGGCGACACTGTTTCGGGTGCGACAAAACCGGCCAAACTGGAAACCGGGGCTGTTGTTCAGGTTCCTCTTTTCATAGAGCAGGGGGATCTATTGAAAATCGACACGCGAACCGGCACGTATGTAGAACGCGTGTGAAGCGGGTTTCTATCAGATTTTTAATCTTTGAGCACGCGGAAAAGTGTTGTTGCCCGGACACCAAAAACCATTGATCATTGCAACCAAATCCGCCCGCTGGCGGATCAGGAGGTATCTTTTATGAAAGCATCTATTATTCGAGAATTGGTTAAAATCGTTGAACAAAGCAGTATCAATCAACTGGAAGTATCCCGATGGGGTCAAAAAGTAAAAATTGTCAAAGGATTCCCGGGAAATGGGACAGAAACCATTGTGGTTTCGCCTTCACAGCCGGTGGCTCAACAACCCGCAGCGCCGCCTGTTCAGCAAGCCGCGCCTGTCCCTCCTCCCCCTCCGGCACCGGAAAAGACAGAATCCCCTGAATCTGCAAAGAAGGAAAATCTCATCGAAATCCGCTCGCCGATGGTCGGTACATTTTATCGTGCCCCGGCTCCGGATGCTGAACCCTACGTTAAAGTCGGGGACCGCATCGAACCGGGAAAGGTCCTTTGTATTATTGAGGCGATGAAATTGATGAATGAAATTGAAGCGGAAGTCAGCGGAAAAATCACAGATATTCTGGTGGAAAACGGTAAGCCTGTCGAATACAATCAACTTCTTTTTTTGGTGGAACCCGATTAGTACACACATGACCGATCAGGAGGATAGGGCTTTTGTTTAATAAAATTTTAATTGCAAATAGAGGTGAAATCGCTCTCAGAATTATTCGCGCCTGCAAGGAACTGGATATTAAAACCGTGGCTGTGTATTCCGAGGCGGATGCCGATTCTCTGGCCGTCCGCTTTGCTGATGAAGCGGTTTGTATTGGTCCCCCGCCAAGCCATGAAAGTTACCTCAACATTCCAAGAATCATCAGTGCTGCAGAGGTCACCAATGCGGACGCCATTCATCCCGGTTACGGCTTTTTGGCGGAGAATGCCCATTTTGCCGAGATTACCCAATCCTGCAACATTCAATTTATCGGCCCCACGCCGGAAATCATCGAAAAAATGGGAAACAAATCCTTTGCCAAGGAAACAATGAAAAAAGCCGGACTCCCGGTTATTCCGGGGAGTGAGGGGGTTATTAAAAGTGCGGATGAGGCAAAAGAACTGGCCAAAACAATCGGATATCCGGTTATTCTAAAGGCTTCCGCCGGGGGTGGTGGTAAGGGGATGCGCATTGTCCGGGAGCCTTCGGAGATGGAAAATGCCTTTCAGACCGCCCAGAATGAAGCGGGGGCAGCTTTCGGAAACGATGAAGTCTACATGGAAAAATTCTTTGAACACCCGCGCCATATTGAGGTGCAGATTCTGGGAGACACATTCGGAAACATCATTGCACTGGGCGAACGCGAATGTTCGGTTCAGCGAAAACACCAGAAGCTTATTGAGGAATCGCCGTCTGCCGCCGTGACAAAGGAGATGCGAAAAGAGCTGAATCGCCTGGCCATGAAAGGTGCGGAATACGCCGGCTACATCAGTGCCGGAACCATGGAATTTCTGCTGGACACGGATGGAAAATTCTATTTCATGGAAATGAACACCCGAATTCAGGTAGAACACCCGGTAACAGAAATGGTTATGGATATTGACCTGGTTAAGGAACAAATTCTCATATCAGCGGGTGAAAAACTCCACATAAAGGGCTTGTTCAACATGCGGGGCCATGCGATCGAGTGCCGCATTAACGCCGAAAATCCGGATCGCGATTTCATGCCCTCGCCCGGAAAGATCACCAATTTTCACACCCCGGGCGGTCCGGGCATTCGTGTGGACACGCACACCTATGCTCAATATGTGATTCCGCCCTATTATGATTCGTTGGTGGCAAAAGTCATTGCACACGCGAGCACCCGGGAAGAAACCATCATGCGAATGAAGCGGGCTCTGGAAGAATTTGTTCTGGAAGGTATTTACACGACTATTCCCTTTCACCGAAAA
This sequence is a window from Calditrichota bacterium. Protein-coding genes within it:
- the efp gene encoding elongation factor P; this encodes MAQASQIRNGMVLNIDNNLWQVVEFQFVQPGKGGAFVRTKIKNLQTGRVIERTFRSDEKVNDVRVESKDMQYLYQDGGLFYFMDKETYEQVAVNESLIGDARNFLKEGEGVEILFHGTEAIGIELPFFVELKVVETEPGVKGDTVSGATKPAKLETGAVVQVPLFIEQGDLLKIDTRTGTYVERV
- the accB gene encoding acetyl-CoA carboxylase biotin carboxyl carrier protein, yielding MKASIIRELVKIVEQSSINQLEVSRWGQKVKIVKGFPGNGTETIVVSPSQPVAQQPAAPPVQQAAPVPPPPPAPEKTESPESAKKENLIEIRSPMVGTFYRAPAPDAEPYVKVGDRIEPGKVLCIIEAMKLMNEIEAEVSGKITDILVENGKPVEYNQLLFLVEPD
- the accC gene encoding acetyl-CoA carboxylase biotin carboxylase subunit, encoding MFNKILIANRGEIALRIIRACKELDIKTVAVYSEADADSLAVRFADEAVCIGPPPSHESYLNIPRIISAAEVTNADAIHPGYGFLAENAHFAEITQSCNIQFIGPTPEIIEKMGNKSFAKETMKKAGLPVIPGSEGVIKSADEAKELAKTIGYPVILKASAGGGGKGMRIVREPSEMENAFQTAQNEAGAAFGNDEVYMEKFFEHPRHIEVQILGDTFGNIIALGERECSVQRKHQKLIEESPSAAVTKEMRKELNRLAMKGAEYAGYISAGTMEFLLDTDGKFYFMEMNTRIQVEHPVTEMVMDIDLVKEQILISAGEKLHIKGLFNMRGHAIECRINAENPDRDFMPSPGKITNFHTPGGPGIRVDTHTYAQYVIPPYYDSLVAKVIAHASTREETIMRMKRALEEFVLEGIYTTIPFHRKVLLNKAFREGNYDIRFIEMLQEDENKKAAEAAEIE